The Balaenoptera ricei isolate mBalRic1 chromosome 9, mBalRic1.hap2, whole genome shotgun sequence genome segment ACGTGTAAGcaaatatgcatgtatatgttttTTGAGGAAAGGGCCAAAGTTTTCATCACATTCTCACAAAGAACTTTGTGACTGAAAAAGGGTTAACTGTTGCTTTTATGTAattggtacttaataaatgttcattttgacAAAACAGTTCTCAAGTGCCTTTTATGTCTAGGTCACTGtgcttactgtttttttttttttttatggaagtatTTTAATTTGTTCTAGTATGCTTAACTGTAACATGTCTCTGTTCACAGATTCCATGCAAGCATGTTTTTTGCTATGACTGTGCTATTTTACACGAAAAAAAGGGAGATAAGATGTGTCCAGGGTAAGAtcatcattaaatttttaaataataaagtttgTGATATAATGATTTATAATCTAGGTTAAAGGTCAGGGTGTGCTGTAGACCGGTGGCAGGATATCAAATGTGTAGACATGGCTCATGTTTCTCTGTGAGCCTAGAGTTGGCCTTAGCCTTCTCCTTAAGATAGGGCTAATTAGCTATTATCAATCAATTCAAATTGGCCAAAATAACGAGTATATTTGCCATCACAAAGTTGGCGTTATAAAccaaaaatagttattttcttgttttaatggGACGCTAGAGAGGTAGTATCACGTAGTGATTGAGAGCAAAGACTCTCGAATTAGAATTCCTGGATTCAaatctctattttcttatttattagctgtgtgacataggtgatttcttcatctgtaaaatggagctaataatagtacttacctcccTGGGTTATTATTAgaagtaaatgagttaatacatatataGTAGCATATAGCAAGTACTATGTAAGTATAAGCTCTTATTTATTACCTTCAAATCTGATTATTATGTCTTGAGTATATCTTAAAACACCATCATGTTCTAAGATAGACTCAGACAAGTTATGACAATCTAGAGGTGTTGGTTGATAGTGATCTATTTGGGGATGGTCTTGAAGGATCCAGAATAAACTATGAATTTTTATATCAATTTAGAACACCTGACAGAAGGTTTGAGGAAAGCTTTGAGAGAAACTTCTTTGGAACAACTGTAGGCTTCCTAGGTTCCTTATAACCTATGTCAGAACCTATCCCAAGGGTTGTAGTATTAGTTGATAGCAAAGCTATGGACAATTGTAAgggataattttcttttatggtgTAGGAAGATTGGCATCACTGAGAGAGAATGGATGATTCATTGACAAACCAGTGCCAACTAATTCTTTTGGCATATTTTTATTAGCCCTTTAAAGTCACagattataaaatttatagtGTGAGTTTAAAGAGTATTTCCTTCCTAGAATTATAATTCAGAAGAGTTAcgaaattaaaaatgcatattcacTGTTTGCCTTATTTTCTGTAATGCCTGATTTTCCAACACGGTGTACATCCACTATATAGTAAATTTGATTGCCTCATTGGGATAAGGGATTTTGGATGTTGTAAAACACCATGTAGAGGACATCAAAAGGTTTTCTCTTTTATGTAAGTGTTctaatgttaatatttaaaaGGGAATTTAGTTTTCAGGGTATTCAGTGTAACTCCAGTAAGCATCTCACTGGTTGGCCCTTAGGTATATCAGAGCATAAGCCTATCTGGATTAACAGACCCAGGTTAGAAAGTGAAGAAATGGCAATCCAAATTAATGTAAATACTATATACTAATGCTTAAGCATCACCCAAAAGAGGTGCCTCACATCCCGTTACTGTGGTGATATTTCAGAGCTTACAGCAAGTTAGAAGCAAAAAGTAAGAAGTGTGCCAAATGGCCACTAAAGGGACGCCTCCTAGTATCAAGAAGGAGTACCAGCCTTcagtgaggaaggaaaaacagaCACCACTCAAAATCAAGAATATAGAGCCATGTAATGTAGTGTCATATGACCTGACACACGTATTTAATGATAACAGCTTATACATGTATAGTGCTTAACTAGTCATTAAGTCCTGTCATTTTCACTGTTTCGTTGATGTTATAGATACTCCTTTAAGTAGGGTGAAGTGGATATAAAAACATTGTGAGTTAGGTTAGATGTTtgaaccccattttacagataaagaaacaaagtttAAATGACTTCACTGAGATCTCAGAGCCAGTAGTAGATCCCAGTTCCAATTCCTAGCTCAGTCCTGTTTCTGCTATTTCAAGAAGACTCTAAAGGCAAGAGTGGATTAAAAATAGTGAATGAAGAGTAGTTACAATTTGACCCTgactcattaagaaaatattGAGTTAAATTTAGTGGTTATAATTTAGAGAAGCAGGAGTGTGTAATACTTTATAGTAGTAAATTTGTCTGACAGTTCAGAAAGACCCCTTCTTGAAGGGACTCTTGGTGTTCAGGgtttgaatttaatttgtttatgttGTTTAATGTTAAGAACCTTGATGATTAGGATGATcctatttatttttgtagttcttaCAGTTCTTCCACTTGGTGTCTTCCACTTAGTATTATTTGCGCAGAAaataatactcaataaatacGGTACAAGTTTGAATTCCATGATTGTGACAGATGCTTTGGTTTGCCCTTCCTGGATTTTTCTTTGCAAATGGATGCAAAGCATAGAATTGTTTGAGAAAATCAGATAAATTCTAGGTCTTGGGAAGAAAAGGTCTTTTCTTAAAACATACTCTGTTTGATAAacactttgaatttttttcttaagcgTTCTGTTGTTGAAAGAAATGCTGATGCTTAATAGCGAACAGACCACAAAGTGGAAAAGATTAAAGGTTCACTTGCAGTAACTATAACTTGTAATTGTGAACTTTTGTAGTATTTTccataacaaaatttaaaactagtCATATCTTTGAAATTAAGTGCGTTATTTTTACAGTCTGTTTTTAGTAAATCaaacttttttccccttctaattTAGCTGTAGTGATCCTGTGCAGCGAATTGAGCAGTGTACACGAGGTTCTCTCTTCATGTGTAGCATTGTTCAAGGGTGCAAGAGAACATACTTGTCCCAGAGAGACTTACAGGCTCATATCAACCACCGCCATATGAGAGCTGGAAAACCTGTTACCCGTGCTTCACTTGAAAATGTTCATCCTCCTATTGCCCCACCACCAGCTGAAATCCCCGATCGTTTTATAATGCCGCCAGACAAGCACCATATGAGCCATATTCCGCCAAAGCAGCACATCATGATGCCACCACCTCCTTTGCAACATGTGCCCCACGAGCACTATAATCAGCCACATGAGGATATTCGTGCTCCTCCAGCAGAATTGTCCATGGCTCCACCTCCACCTCGCTCGGTCAGTCAGGAAACCTTTCGTATTTCAACAAGAAAACACAGCAATTTAATAACTGTCCCTATTCAGGATGACTCAAATTCAGGTGCTAGAGAACCACCACCTCCTGCCCCAGCACCTGCTCACCATCATCCTGAATATCAGGGTCAACCAGTGGTCTCGCACCCTCATCATATTATGCCTCCACAGCAACATTACgcaccacccccacctcctccaccaccaATAAGCCATCCAATGCCACATCCTCCCCAGGCCGCAGGTACTCCTCACCTGGTGTATAGCCAAGCTCCACCTCCACCAATGACCTCTGCTCCACCACCAATTACCCCTCCCCCTGGACATATTATTGCCCAGATGCCACCTTATATGAATCATCCTCCTCCAGGACCTCCCCCCCCTCAACATGGTGGTCCACCTGTAACTGCACCCCCTCCTCACCATTATAATCCTAACTCTTTACCCCAGTTCACTGAAGATCAAGGAACTCTGAGCCCTCCATTTACACAGCCAGGGGGAATGAGTCCTGGTATATGGCCTGCACCGAGAGGGCCGCCTCCTCCTCCACGAATGCAGGGTCCGCCTTCTCAAACCCCACTTCCTGGACCACATCATCCAGATCAGACAAGATATAGACCGTATTACCAATGATAAtagtattttgaactgaagatATGatgaggaaacaaacttatgtATAGTCAATCTTTTAATTAAGCTTTGACTGTTGGGGAAGGGAAAGCGCCTCTTACTGAGGTGGCTGTAAAACACTTAGGGTCTTGTCTCTTAAAATGGTTTTAAATCTTGACCTTAGGAGTGATTTCAAGTACTATACTGTAGTGCAGATAAGTGGCTCAGTTGAGCACAACTATATTTTAACAACTTTCTTCCCCTAGTGTGGTAAATTGACCCAGAGGTGACCATttgtaaaaaatttgaaaaaattttttcgtCGTTCCACTTTCAAAAGTATTGCTTTTGTTAAACCCAATGTTTAGTTTTTCTTGTGATACATTTTGTTAACCtgtgtaaaaggattaaatttcAATATGGTTgtaaaaatgctatttttatgtGAATTTAAGTGCAGCCACATACTGTTTTTTAAACCATATGTTTTACCACTAATTTCCCAAAGTTATAATAAAATCCTAAAAGTAAAAATCTACTAGAATTTACTGTAAGGCAGACTGTTAAATGGTAGGAAATGATTTCACATGTTAGGCACTGAAATTTTGAGGTATATTAGGTGTATAATGCACTTCACTTGGATGCCTTTTCATTTGTAGGCAGCCTCAGGAACACCAAAATACATTGGAATTCCAGTACTAAGAAATATTTATGTTTGTAATATTGAAAGGCAGTGGTCGTTACTTGGAAAGTTACGGCCAAAGTAATCAACTCTGTAGGCTCCAAGCTGTTGGGGATGCTGGTACCCGTTAATGCTTTTTACTGAATGGTTGGAATCACATGATGCACCACACTGATTAATCTTAAGTAACGTTATTTTATAGAACTGTTTAAATGGTGTGCTTTAGATGAAGTGTATTCCTCTCTACTCATTGTCTTAAACTAAATATTTAGGGCTGAATAGGCTTTATGTAATTCCTCATTTCATGGTAGAATTTGATCCCGTGCTTAAGTGGGTTCTTGTTTATTGGGttttaaactataatttgaaTGCCATGGAGGAATTTGAATACTGTATTAATGAAGGACATTCTTGTAATCACATACTTGTGTTGCTCAGGTTTCATGACTGTGTGATAAGGTTTTTTCTCTGACTTgacatttaaaaactattaatgatttcctgtttcttttattgGTTAAGCATCTAAAACTTGGAAAGTTTTAGCTTGGAGTCAACAGTGAAGACTACCAGATGATTTTGTattggagaaaagaaaagtaatctaaattgtgaatttcagtgctttATAAGGTGTCTTCGGAGTCAGCTTTTGCATTATAGGGGCTTCTTACAGTCCAGCTGAGATGACCACTTACAGTTTATACAGAACTCATATGTATAAATCAACACTCTTAGGATATTACTATATATCCTTTGAATAAACCCCTGTGAAGTACTTCCTCCCCCCTAAAATGGTGCATAACATATAAACATGAAATGTGTAGTATGCAGATGCCATTTATTAAATAGTTTGTAGTGTATAAATTTAGAACATTTCTTTTTGACAAAGGGTGAACTGATTGCTAATTTACCATTTAATTCTGTCAGGAACAGGCAAAACAACTTCTCTTCTTGGATAATCAGATGCAAAGTCATCTATGAACTTAGAGCTGAAGttagaaataatataaatggCCCTTTCAACCTTGACCAGCTGAAAATAactaatacactttttttttaagtgaaagtacGTGATTTTTCACACCTAGCAATTTGAGAGTCCAGTTGTTAATGCAATATTTCTAGTGAGAAATTGTTATTAGAAGCATGGGAGTGAAATAGTATGAAATGGTGGTGAGTGCGTCTATCATATTACTGTAGGTACTTGGACTGTGCAAACTTGATTCCTTTTCATGGCCCTATTTAGGAGCTGTTAAAATACTCTTGTTGAAAATCCAGGACCATTTTTTGGTTTCATGTAATAGGAAATAGCCGAATTCACTTTAAAGCTTCTCAACTATTTATGAAGAGCTCACCTGTTTTAATGAAATTCACTAGAATTGAATGTGGCATGAAACCACTTAGCCTATGTATTggacaaaaaaattaatatcatGATAAAATTCCACATGTTAAGAGAATTCTtgtaggcttttaaaaaatgatttctttttggtTAGGTTTAAGAAATATGTGTTATGCAGGAAGGCAGATCACATGAAATGTGTTGTagcagacaattttttaaaatggtgttaGACTTGAATTCATCCAGTTATTGTTTGAATGAGGGTGGGTGGGTAGAAGGATAACAAAATTACTGTTAGTGTTTCTTTCCTTAAGGAAAAAGATGTGAATCCCAGCCTTATTTCAGGGAAGCCTTTGAAGCTATGATGGACATAAGTCTAaattaaatgtatgtatatttcattatattgcTCTTAAGACTACTGAGGTGGCAgtttaattcttaaaaacaataaaatgaaagcataaatACTATTTTGCCTAGATGAATTTTTACCTAATGATGACACATTTGGGAGAATGCAGAGTTTTTCGTGTTGATACAGCTTTTACAGTAAAATAGATTCACGTTTTTGGAGATTAAAACCAGCAAGTTGAACGTTAATATTTCTGAAGTGGTATGATTGTTCAGAGTATTCTGTAGTATTTTGGGGAAATATCAGTTGCAAAGACTAAGAAACTACTTAATATCCATCTTGCCCTGTAAAAACCACTTGCTCAATTTATCGTATAAATACTACCACTGAAATATAAATGCAAAGGATAATTTGACCATATTTTTAAACTCAAAATAGGTGACTTTACTGTATGAAGTATACAGAGCTGCTTTACGCTTTGTTCTTACTAACATACTGGAAGAGTATCTTTCATACATCTTTTTGGAAAAACTGTATAGACATATCGTAACATTCTTGAAAAAGCGTTACAAGTACGTGGAAAAATCTCACAAGTacctgaaacaaaaataaacttttctgaCTATTAGATCAGCCATCAAATTCGTATATTGATGTTAGCTGAGGTTTGACATAATCATACTATATTCTGActgaagtggatttatttttcttcactggtTTTTGTAAGTGTAATCTGTTCAATTGTGGCCTAGACCAAGCAGACTTTACTTACTACAATATATGCACAGTCTAATAAAGCAATATTGGATATACTAGGATTAAAGGGGAAAGAGAGGTAAGCCAGTTAAAATACTTGGTAATGATACTAATAAAAACATttgaattttcaaacattttttgttttgattcatgCCCCTTCAGTTTTCCATCTTTGAGGGAAAAAGTATTAaggcagaatttttaaaacaacattttagtatcaaactttaattttctcatctcctttagaatttgaatttttaggCATTACAGAATCACAGGATTTAAATGAACAATGGTGGGTCATGGGTTTAGCTCTAACACTTGGGTGGAaccatgtctttttaaaaatctaccattTTGAAATGTTAATCTATGTCCTGAGAATGTCTCATTGCTATTCCAAGTAGTTGTTAGCACCAACTTTCATGTTGTATTTAAGCCCATTTCCTATTAATCTACGTTTAAAATTGTTCTCCCTTTGTCTTCCTTCAGATTGAAAAATCTTGCTCCCTTTAGTTTTCTTCCTATGTGTTACTTtcaaaatctttaatttttttgttttaaaatttgcacTCATTTCAATTATACAAGCAGTAAGTCTTTTGGGAGAAATATGTCATATTACAAATAAAGATCCCCTTGACCACTACCACAATTAACATTTCCCTTCCAGAGATAACTCATGTTATAACTTTGGTGTGTGAATTGTTTTAGTTGCAGAGCTGACAACTAAGTAATAGGCTCCATCCTCTGGTTAAGCACCCTAATCCATGGTAAATGTAGTATTTCATGGCCTATACTCAAATAggtactgagcacctaccatgtgaaatataaacatttatatgctagatgccattttaaaaatttttttattttatattggagtatcgttgattaacaatgttgtgttagtttcggatgtacagcaaagtgattcagttatacatatatctattcattttcaaattcttttcccatttaggttattacagaatgttgagcggagttccctgtgctatacagtaggtccttgttggttatctattttaaatatagcagtgtgtacgtgtcagtcccaaactcccaatctgtccttccccccacccttcctccctggtaaccaAAAGTtcattctctgtgagtctgtttctgttatgtgaataagttcatttgtattaattttttttagattctgcatataagcaatatg includes the following:
- the CBLL1 gene encoding E3 ubiquitin-protein ligase Hakai isoform X2, translating into MQAAATTNPWDQELELDNELQGTNSSGSLGGLDVRRRIPIKLISKQGNKAKASPRTPRTINRMPAKAPAGDEGFDYNEEERYDCKGGELFGNQRRFPGHLFWDFQINILGEKDDTPVHFCDKCGLPIKIYGRMIPCKHVFCYDCAILHEKKGDKMCPGCSDPVQRIEQCTRGSLFMCSIVQGCKRTYLSQRDLQAHINHRHMRAGKPVTRASLENVHPPIAPPPAEIPDRFIMPPDKHHMSHIPPKQHIMMPPPPLQHVPHEHYNQPHEDIRAPPAELSMAPPPPRSVSQETFRISTRKHSNLITVPIQDDSNSGAREPPPPAPAPAHHHPEYQGQPVVSHPHHIMPPQQHYAPPPPPPPPISHPMPHPPQAAGTPHLVYSQAPPPPMTSAPPPITPPPGHIIAQMPPYMNHPPPGPPPPQHGGPPVTAPPPHHYNPNSLPQFTEDQGTLSPPFTQPGGMSPGIWPAPRGPPPPPRMQGPPSQTPLPGPHHPDQTRYRPYYQ
- the CBLL1 gene encoding E3 ubiquitin-protein ligase Hakai isoform X1, which produces MQAAATTNPWDQELELDNELQGTNSSGSLGGLDVRRRIPIKLISKQGNKAKASPRTPRTINRMPAKAPAGDEEGFDYNEEERYDCKGGELFGNQRRFPGHLFWDFQINILGEKDDTPVHFCDKCGLPIKIYGRMIPCKHVFCYDCAILHEKKGDKMCPGCSDPVQRIEQCTRGSLFMCSIVQGCKRTYLSQRDLQAHINHRHMRAGKPVTRASLENVHPPIAPPPAEIPDRFIMPPDKHHMSHIPPKQHIMMPPPPLQHVPHEHYNQPHEDIRAPPAELSMAPPPPRSVSQETFRISTRKHSNLITVPIQDDSNSGAREPPPPAPAPAHHHPEYQGQPVVSHPHHIMPPQQHYAPPPPPPPPISHPMPHPPQAAGTPHLVYSQAPPPPMTSAPPPITPPPGHIIAQMPPYMNHPPPGPPPPQHGGPPVTAPPPHHYNPNSLPQFTEDQGTLSPPFTQPGGMSPGIWPAPRGPPPPPRMQGPPSQTPLPGPHHPDQTRYRPYYQ
- the CBLL1 gene encoding E3 ubiquitin-protein ligase Hakai isoform X4 encodes the protein MDHTDNELQGTNSSGSLGGLDVRRRIPIKLISKQGNKAKASPRTPRTINRMPAKAPAGDEGFDYNEEERYDCKGGELFGNQRRFPGHLFWDFQINILGEKDDTPVHFCDKCGLPIKIYGRMIPCKHVFCYDCAILHEKKGDKMCPGCSDPVQRIEQCTRGSLFMCSIVQGCKRTYLSQRDLQAHINHRHMRAGKPVTRASLENVHPPIAPPPAEIPDRFIMPPDKHHMSHIPPKQHIMMPPPPLQHVPHEHYNQPHEDIRAPPAELSMAPPPPRSVSQETFRISTRKHSNLITVPIQDDSNSGAREPPPPAPAPAHHHPEYQGQPVVSHPHHIMPPQQHYAPPPPPPPPISHPMPHPPQAAGTPHLVYSQAPPPPMTSAPPPITPPPGHIIAQMPPYMNHPPPGPPPPQHGGPPVTAPPPHHYNPNSLPQFTEDQGTLSPPFTQPGGMSPGIWPAPRGPPPPPRMQGPPSQTPLPGPHHPDQTRYRPYYQ
- the CBLL1 gene encoding E3 ubiquitin-protein ligase Hakai isoform X3, translated to MDHTDNELQGTNSSGSLGGLDVRRRIPIKLISKQGNKAKASPRTPRTINRMPAKAPAGDEEGFDYNEEERYDCKGGELFGNQRRFPGHLFWDFQINILGEKDDTPVHFCDKCGLPIKIYGRMIPCKHVFCYDCAILHEKKGDKMCPGCSDPVQRIEQCTRGSLFMCSIVQGCKRTYLSQRDLQAHINHRHMRAGKPVTRASLENVHPPIAPPPAEIPDRFIMPPDKHHMSHIPPKQHIMMPPPPLQHVPHEHYNQPHEDIRAPPAELSMAPPPPRSVSQETFRISTRKHSNLITVPIQDDSNSGAREPPPPAPAPAHHHPEYQGQPVVSHPHHIMPPQQHYAPPPPPPPPISHPMPHPPQAAGTPHLVYSQAPPPPMTSAPPPITPPPGHIIAQMPPYMNHPPPGPPPPQHGGPPVTAPPPHHYNPNSLPQFTEDQGTLSPPFTQPGGMSPGIWPAPRGPPPPPRMQGPPSQTPLPGPHHPDQTRYRPYYQ